Proteins from a single region of Oncorhynchus keta strain PuntledgeMale-10-30-2019 chromosome 20, Oket_V2, whole genome shotgun sequence:
- the LOC118399535 gene encoding RNA cytosine C(5)-methyltransferase NSUN2-like isoform X2 yields the protein MAAMREPLPATIRITGYKSHAKEILHCLKNKYFKEIQEVEIDGQKIEAPQPLSWYPDELAWHTNMSRKILRKSPLLEKFHQFLVSETESGNISRQEAVSMIPPLLMKIEPHHKILDMCAAPGSKTAQLIEMLHSDMDVPFPEGFVIANDVDNKRCYLLVHQAKRLNSPCIMVVNHDASCIPRLQIDTEDGQKGTLFYDRILCDVPCSGDGTMRKNIDVWKKWTTSNSLHLHGLQIRIAVRGVEQLAVGGRMVYSTCSLNPIEDEAVIATLLEKSEGALELADASVDLPGLKWMPGVTKWKLMTKEGQWYKDWSEVPVNRHTQIRPTMFPPTDTEKLANMKLERCMRILPHHQNTGGFFVAVLVKKAPMPWNRRFPKFRKEQSSSSVPQPEDSPVGTPLPETPLEDGERDGGKEAGEDSPKEPEAGDQAKESNVCGPPPNKKMKRHGFKEDPFVFLTEDDPVFPPIESFYDLSPDFPKINVLTRTHEGKKRHLYMVSKELRNVMLNNSERMKVINTGVKVWSRNSDGEEFGCAFRLAQEGIYTLFPYIRSRMITVSVEDIKILLTQENPYLSKLEEDAHQQAKKMGMGSIVLKYRPDNSNPDGPQCPIELCGWRGKTSIRAFVPRNERFHYLRMLGVEVFRDKQGQGPREEEKEVKEEVKEEETENGNKDVSPKQELRGENRGDEHLKGDEREGGEENLTST from the exons ATGGCGGCTATGAGAGAACCGCTGCCCGCCACCATCCGCATCACTGGATACAAGAG CCATGCCAAGGAGATCCTCCACTGTCTGAAGAACAAGTACTTCAAGGAGATCCAGGAGGTAGAGATCGACGGGCAGAAGATAGAGGCTCCTCAGCCTCTGAGCTG gtacccAGATGAGCTAGCATGGCACACCAACATGAGCAGGAAGATCCTGAGGAAGTCTCCTCTCCTGGAGAAATTCCATCAGTTCCTGGTCAGCGAGACCGAGTCG GGTAACATCAGCAGACAGGAGGCTGTAAGTATGATCCCTCCTCTGCTGATGAAGATTGAGCCCCACCACAAG ATTCTGGACATGTGTGCTGCTCCTGGATCTAAGACGGCGCAGTTGATTGAGATGCTCCATTCTGATATGGACGTACCCTTCCCAG agggctttgtgatagccaaCGACGTGGACAACAAGCGTTGTTACCTGCTGGTGCACCAGGCTAAGAGACTGAACAGCCCCTGTATCATGGTGGTGAACCACGATGCCTCGTGCATCCCCAGACTACAGATAGACACAGAGGATGGACAGAAGGGCACACTGTTCTACGACCGCATCCTCTGCGACGTCCCCTGCAG tgGAGATGGCACCATGAGGAAGAACATTGACGTGTGGAAGAAATGGACCACCAGTAACAGCCTGCATCTCCATgg tcTCCAGATCCGTATAGCAGTGCGTGGTGTGGAGCAGCTAGCTGTAGGAGGGAGGATGGTCTACTCTACCTGTTCACTCAACCCTATAGAGGACGAAGCTGTCATAGCAACGCTACTGGAGAAGAGTGAAG GTGCGTTAGAGTTAGCAGATGCGTCAGTTGATCTCCCAGGGTTAAAATGGATGCCTGGAGTCACCAAATGGAAG TTGATGACTAAGGAGGGTCAGTGGTATAAGGACTGGTCCGAGGTGCCAGTCAACCGCCACACACAGATCAGACCCACCATGTTCCCtcccacagacacagagaaacTGGCCAATATGAAGTTGGAGAGATG TATGAGGATCCTGCCCCATCACCAGAACACGGGAGGCTTCTTTGTAGCTGTCCTGGTCAAGAAAGCCCCCATGCCCTGGAACAGAAGATTCCCCAAG TTTAGGAAGGAGCAGTCATCCAGCTCCGTGCCCCAGCCAGAGGACTCTCCAGTGGGCACCCCTCTTCCTGAGACGCCcttggaggatggagagagagatggagggaaggaggcaggaGAGGACTCGCCCAAAGAGCCAGAGGCAGGCGATCAGGCCAAGGAATCCAACGTGTGTGG GCCTCCTCCCAATAAAAAGATGAAGAGGCATGGTTTTAAAGAAGACCCCTTTGTCTTCCTCACTGAAGACGACCCTGTCTTCCCCCCGATAGA GTCATTCTATGACCTGTCTCCAGACTTCCCAAAGATAAACGTTCTGACCAGAACCCACGAGGGGAAGAAGAGACATCTGTACATGGTCTCCAAGGAGCTACGCAATGTCATGCTCAACAACAGTGAGCGAATGAAG GTGATCAACACAGGGGTAAAGGTGTGGTCTCGCAACAGCGACGGGGAGGAGTTTGGCTGTGCCTTCAGACTAGCCCAGGAG GGTATCTATACTCTGTTCCCCTACATCCGCTCCAGGATGATCACAGTGAGTGTCGAGGACATTAAGATTCTACTGACTCAGGAGAACCCGTACCTCAGCAAACTGGAGGAAGATGCTCACCAACAGGCCAAGAAGATGG GAATGGGCAGCATCGTGCTAAAATACCGGCCTGATAATAG tAACCCCGATGGTCCTCAGTGTCCTATAGAGCTGTGTGGCTGGAGAGGCAAGACCTCCATCAGAGCCTTCGTGCCCCGCAATGAGAGGTTCCACTACCTCCGCATGCTGGGGGTCGAGGTATTCAGAGACAAACAGGGGCAGGGAcccagggaggaagagaaggaggtgaaggaagaggtgaaagaggaggagacagagaatgGGAATAAAGATGTCAGCCCAAAACAGGAATTGAGAGGTGAAAATCGAGGTGACGAGCACctgaaaggagatgagagggagggaggagaggagaatttGACCAGCACCTGA
- the LOC118399535 gene encoding RNA cytosine-C(5)-methyltransferase NSUN2-like isoform X1, whose product MGKRSRLRKKEHQNNSKPGGRDNRDNAGWGAGYADIIKENKLFEAYYQELGLVPEGEFDQFMAAMREPLPATIRITGYKSHAKEILHCLKNKYFKEIQEVEIDGQKIEAPQPLSWYPDELAWHTNMSRKILRKSPLLEKFHQFLVSETESGNISRQEAVSMIPPLLMKIEPHHKILDMCAAPGSKTAQLIEMLHSDMDVPFPEGFVIANDVDNKRCYLLVHQAKRLNSPCIMVVNHDASCIPRLQIDTEDGQKGTLFYDRILCDVPCSGDGTMRKNIDVWKKWTTSNSLHLHGLQIRIAVRGVEQLAVGGRMVYSTCSLNPIEDEAVIATLLEKSEGALELADASVDLPGLKWMPGVTKWKLMTKEGQWYKDWSEVPVNRHTQIRPTMFPPTDTEKLANMKLERCMRILPHHQNTGGFFVAVLVKKAPMPWNRRFPKFRKEQSSSSVPQPEDSPVGTPLPETPLEDGERDGGKEAGEDSPKEPEAGDQAKESNVCGPPPNKKMKRHGFKEDPFVFLTEDDPVFPPIESFYDLSPDFPKINVLTRTHEGKKRHLYMVSKELRNVMLNNSERMKVINTGVKVWSRNSDGEEFGCAFRLAQEGIYTLFPYIRSRMITVSVEDIKILLTQENPYLSKLEEDAHQQAKKMGMGSIVLKYRPDNSNPDGPQCPIELCGWRGKTSIRAFVPRNERFHYLRMLGVEVFRDKQGQGPREEEKEVKEEVKEEETENGNKDVSPKQELRGENRGDEHLKGDEREGGEENLTST is encoded by the exons ATGGGAAAGAGAAGTCGACTGAGAAAGAAGGAGCATCAAAATAATAGCAAGCCTGGTGGAAGAGATAACCGGGACAATGCT GGTTGGGGTGCAGGCTACGCTGACATCATCAAGGAGAACAAGCTGTTTGAGGCATACTACCAGGAGCTGGGCCTGGTGCCCGAGGGGGAGTTTGACCAGTTCATGGCGGCTATGAGAGAACCGCTGCCCGCCACCATCCGCATCACTGGATACAAGAG CCATGCCAAGGAGATCCTCCACTGTCTGAAGAACAAGTACTTCAAGGAGATCCAGGAGGTAGAGATCGACGGGCAGAAGATAGAGGCTCCTCAGCCTCTGAGCTG gtacccAGATGAGCTAGCATGGCACACCAACATGAGCAGGAAGATCCTGAGGAAGTCTCCTCTCCTGGAGAAATTCCATCAGTTCCTGGTCAGCGAGACCGAGTCG GGTAACATCAGCAGACAGGAGGCTGTAAGTATGATCCCTCCTCTGCTGATGAAGATTGAGCCCCACCACAAG ATTCTGGACATGTGTGCTGCTCCTGGATCTAAGACGGCGCAGTTGATTGAGATGCTCCATTCTGATATGGACGTACCCTTCCCAG agggctttgtgatagccaaCGACGTGGACAACAAGCGTTGTTACCTGCTGGTGCACCAGGCTAAGAGACTGAACAGCCCCTGTATCATGGTGGTGAACCACGATGCCTCGTGCATCCCCAGACTACAGATAGACACAGAGGATGGACAGAAGGGCACACTGTTCTACGACCGCATCCTCTGCGACGTCCCCTGCAG tgGAGATGGCACCATGAGGAAGAACATTGACGTGTGGAAGAAATGGACCACCAGTAACAGCCTGCATCTCCATgg tcTCCAGATCCGTATAGCAGTGCGTGGTGTGGAGCAGCTAGCTGTAGGAGGGAGGATGGTCTACTCTACCTGTTCACTCAACCCTATAGAGGACGAAGCTGTCATAGCAACGCTACTGGAGAAGAGTGAAG GTGCGTTAGAGTTAGCAGATGCGTCAGTTGATCTCCCAGGGTTAAAATGGATGCCTGGAGTCACCAAATGGAAG TTGATGACTAAGGAGGGTCAGTGGTATAAGGACTGGTCCGAGGTGCCAGTCAACCGCCACACACAGATCAGACCCACCATGTTCCCtcccacagacacagagaaacTGGCCAATATGAAGTTGGAGAGATG TATGAGGATCCTGCCCCATCACCAGAACACGGGAGGCTTCTTTGTAGCTGTCCTGGTCAAGAAAGCCCCCATGCCCTGGAACAGAAGATTCCCCAAG TTTAGGAAGGAGCAGTCATCCAGCTCCGTGCCCCAGCCAGAGGACTCTCCAGTGGGCACCCCTCTTCCTGAGACGCCcttggaggatggagagagagatggagggaaggaggcaggaGAGGACTCGCCCAAAGAGCCAGAGGCAGGCGATCAGGCCAAGGAATCCAACGTGTGTGG GCCTCCTCCCAATAAAAAGATGAAGAGGCATGGTTTTAAAGAAGACCCCTTTGTCTTCCTCACTGAAGACGACCCTGTCTTCCCCCCGATAGA GTCATTCTATGACCTGTCTCCAGACTTCCCAAAGATAAACGTTCTGACCAGAACCCACGAGGGGAAGAAGAGACATCTGTACATGGTCTCCAAGGAGCTACGCAATGTCATGCTCAACAACAGTGAGCGAATGAAG GTGATCAACACAGGGGTAAAGGTGTGGTCTCGCAACAGCGACGGGGAGGAGTTTGGCTGTGCCTTCAGACTAGCCCAGGAG GGTATCTATACTCTGTTCCCCTACATCCGCTCCAGGATGATCACAGTGAGTGTCGAGGACATTAAGATTCTACTGACTCAGGAGAACCCGTACCTCAGCAAACTGGAGGAAGATGCTCACCAACAGGCCAAGAAGATGG GAATGGGCAGCATCGTGCTAAAATACCGGCCTGATAATAG tAACCCCGATGGTCCTCAGTGTCCTATAGAGCTGTGTGGCTGGAGAGGCAAGACCTCCATCAGAGCCTTCGTGCCCCGCAATGAGAGGTTCCACTACCTCCGCATGCTGGGGGTCGAGGTATTCAGAGACAAACAGGGGCAGGGAcccagggaggaagagaaggaggtgaaggaagaggtgaaagaggaggagacagagaatgGGAATAAAGATGTCAGCCCAAAACAGGAATTGAGAGGTGAAAATCGAGGTGACGAGCACctgaaaggagatgagagggagggaggagaggagaatttGACCAGCACCTGA